The Lycium ferocissimum isolate CSIRO_LF1 chromosome 1, AGI_CSIRO_Lferr_CH_V1, whole genome shotgun sequence genome includes a region encoding these proteins:
- the LOC132061547 gene encoding uncharacterized protein LOC132061547 has protein sequence MEQRGDNGTLSFYSSIKMAPFEALYGIRCRSPISWFEDSEAELLGPDLFYQAMEKAKVGQVAYELELAQELDVVHPVFHVSMLRKCVRDPSLVVPADTIMFTDGLTYEEIPMAILDRQVHKLITKEVALVKVLWRSHKVEEAT, from the exons ATGGAGCAAAGGGGAGATAATGGTACTttgag ttttTATTCTAGCATCAAGATGGCACCatttgaagctttgtatgggataaggtgtagatcacctattAGCTGGTTTGAAGAtagtgaagcagagttgttggGACCAGATTTATTCTATCAAGCTATGGAGAAAGCTAA GGTtggtcaagtggcttatgagcttgAGCTGGCACAAGAGTTAGATGTTGTtcatccagtgttccatgtatccatgctgAGGAAGTGTGTGagagacccgtcgttggttgttcctgctgatACTATAATGTTTACGGATGGCCTGACTTATGAGGAGATCCCTATGGCaattcttgatcgtcaagttCACAAGTTGAtaactaaggaagtagccttagtaaaggtcttatggagaagTCATAAAGTCGAAGAGGCTACATGA
- the LOC132061558 gene encoding uncharacterized protein LOC132061558, whose amino-acid sequence FSFAKFKIPNQLFIETLIQKTPLLNQELSFFKNVTIIVTLFNMIAALFLLHSFFSSVERYTKEAEEIRHAMFPVELIKRVKEIQKEAYVETDPVQQKDAKQTAAVDLISRLNNYRSYSDSGSVKVREEWRKRKMERARQRELEKNGTTI is encoded by the exons TTTTCTTTCGCAAAGTTTAAGATTCCAAATCAGTTATTTATAGAAACTTTGATTCAGAAAACACCACTACTGAATCAAGAACTTTCCTTTTTCAAGAATGTTACAATTATTGTCACTTTGTTCAATATGATTGCTGCCCTTTTTCTACTTCACAGCTTCTTTTCTTCAG TTGAAAGGTATACGAAGGAAGCAGAAGAGATTCGCCATGCTATGTTCCCTGTGGAGCTAATTAAAAGA GTGAAGGAAATCCAGAAAGAAGCATATGTCGAAACAGATCCCGTCCAACAGAAGGATGCAAAGCAGACTGCTGCAGTAGACCTCATATCTAGACTGAACAATTATCGGTCCTATTCTGATTCAGGCAGTGTGAAag TTCGGGAGGAATGGCGTAAGCGAAAGATGGAAAGAGCCAGGCAGCGTGAACTTGAAAAGAATGGAACCACCATCTGA
- the LOC132040625 gene encoding LOW QUALITY PROTEIN: histone-lysine N-methyltransferase family member SUVH2-like (The sequence of the model RefSeq protein was modified relative to this genomic sequence to represent the inferred CDS: inserted 1 base in 1 codon) — MELSVVGLHGQSQAGVDYVPASQSSIGEPIATSVIVSGGYEDNQDGGDVIIYAGQGGQDKHSRQCVHQKLECGNLALERIIHYGVEVRVIRGFKYEGSGYASGDIYVYDGLYRIVEYCFDIGKAGFGVYKFKLVRIENQEEMGSAILRFAQNLRIRPXSARPTGYVSLDISRKKENVPVFLFNDIDDNHDPFYFDYLVKSVYPPYVYQNVGSGNGCECIDGCGDNCFCAMRNGGQFAYDYNGILLRGKPLVFECGPHCQCPPTCQNRVSQKGLRNRFEVFRSRETGWGVRSLDLIQAGSFICEFTGVVLTREQAQIFTMNGDSLVYPSRFPERWAEWGDLSQIYPNYVRPAYPSIPPLDFAMDVSRMRNVACYISHSSSPNAMVQPMLYDHNHLSFPHLMLFAMENIPPLKEISIDYGVADEWTGKLGHLRLTNLCSR; from the exons ATGGAGCTTTCTGTTGTTGGATTACATGGGCAGTCTCAAGCTGGTGTTGATTATGTACCTGCGAGTCAAAGTTCGATCGGGGAGCCAATTGCTACGAGTGTAATTGTTTCAGGTGGATACGAGGATAATCAAGATGGAGGAGATGTGATTATATATGCAGGACAAGGTGGACAGGATAAGCATTCAAGGCAATGTGTGCATCAGAAACTGGAATGCGGGAATTTGGCGTTGGAAAGAATTATTCACTATGGAGTTGAGGTAAGGGTAATTCGTGGCTTTAAATATGAAGGAAGTGGTTATGCTAGTGGTGACATTTATGTGTATGATGGACTATATAGAATTGTCGAATACTGCTTTGATATTGGAAAGGCTGGATTTGGAGTTTATAAATTCAAGCTTGTTAGGATAGAGAATCAGGAAGAAATGGGAAGTGCTATTCTTCGTTTTGCACAGAACCTTAGGATCAGAC TTAGTGCAAGGCCTACTGGTTATGTTAGTCTTGATATatcaaggaaaaaagaaaacgtACCCGTGTTTCTTTTCAATGATATTGATGATAATCATGATCCgttttattttgattatctgGTGAAGAGTGTTTATCCTCCATATGTCTATCAGAATGTGGGCAGTGGTAATGGATGTGAGTGCATTGATGGGTGTGGGGATAATTGTTTTTGTGCTATGAGAAATGGTGGCCAATTTGCCTATGATTATAATGGTATATTATTGAGAGGCAAACCGTTAGTGTTCGAATGTGGACCACACTGTCAATGTCCTCCAACTTGTCAGAATCGAGTGAGCCAGAAAGGTTTGAGGAACAGATTCGAAGTGTTTCGGTCCAGAGAGACTGGTTGGGGAGTTAGGTCACTGGACCTGATCCAAGCTGGGTCTTTTATCTGTGAATTTACTGGGGTTGTACTCACACGAGAGCAAGCCCAAATTTTTACAATGAATGGTGATAGTTTAGTCTATCCAAGTCGCTTTCCTGAGAGATGGGCAGAATGGGGAGATTTGTCGCAAATATACCCTAACTATGTGCGACCAGCATACCCCTCCATTCCTCCTCTGGATTTTGCGATGGATGTTTCTAGAATGAGGAATGTAGCATGTTATATCAGTCACAGTTCAAGCCCCAATGCTATGGTACAGCCTATGCTTTATGATCACAACCATTTATCTTTCCCCCACCTGATGCTCTTTGCAATGGAGAATATTCCCCCTCTAAAGGAGATCAGTATTGATTATGGTGTAGCAGATGAATGGACAGGGAAGCTTGGCCATCTGCGATTGACTAACTTGTGTAGTAGGTGA